One genomic segment of Gottschalkia acidurici 9a includes these proteins:
- the rnhA gene encoding ribonuclease HI, with translation MDKIIIYTDGACSGNQNNENIGGFGAVLLYKDHKKEVYGGEINTTNNRMEIKACIEALKTLKRKDIPVEVYTDSAYVCNCINQKWYIKWRSNGWINSKKEPVENKELWMELLDLIESLENLKFIKVKGHSGVELNELADSLANKGMDQFR, from the coding sequence ATGGATAAGATAATAATATATACAGATGGAGCATGTTCTGGAAATCAGAATAATGAAAATATAGGTGGATTTGGTGCAGTACTTTTGTATAAAGATCATAAAAAAGAGGTATATGGTGGAGAAATAAATACAACTAATAATAGAATGGAAATAAAGGCATGTATAGAGGCTTTAAAAACTCTCAAAAGAAAAGATATACCAGTTGAAGTTTATACAGATTCAGCATATGTATGTAACTGTATAAATCAGAAGTGGTATATTAAGTGGAGAAGTAATGGATGGATAAACTCTAAGAAAGAACCTGTAGAAAATAAAGAATTATGGATGGAATTATTAGATTTAATAGAAAGTTTAGAAAACTTGAAATTTATAAAGGTCAAGGGACATTCAGGAGTAGAATTAAATGAACTGGCAGATTCTCTTGCTAATAAAGGAATGGATCAGTTTAGATAA